A single Iodidimonas sp. SYSU 1G8 DNA region contains:
- a CDS encoding cytochrome P450: protein MTTTKPVVDPAIFTSPAYAANPYPTLKILRDHYPAYRNPRTGHWMVTRYEDVTNLFRDNINFSASPNGEHIGAVFGPTLMEYDGEDHTKLRNIVAPQFVGLKLKTLLPTIQRNAMELIRKFTEKHARLIAERAAATGEIDIVDDFATRLPLNVILDVLNLPQEAHEMFHDWYPAMMNGINGGPELRVKGQKANAEYHAYLDPLIEARSKAPEDDLLSRLSVAEVDGARMTKQEIKSFASLILVAGAETTDKAIANLWYQLLANPSQWEAVQKDPELLDRAFSEMMRIHGPAGIQTRRAVRDVELHGEVIRAGDYVHLSLYGANRDERVFRDPDRFDLSREDLYFGKELRSGYHENGRAGHMGFGLGAHFCVGYQLARAETVIGTQLLMEVIRNPRFKPGSNPTPIAIRIEPWHLPLEFDAA, encoded by the coding sequence ATGACCACGACCAAGCCTGTTGTCGATCCCGCGATCTTCACCAGTCCCGCCTACGCGGCCAATCCGTACCCGACGCTGAAGATCCTGCGCGATCATTACCCCGCCTATCGCAACCCCCGCACGGGTCACTGGATGGTGACCCGTTACGAGGATGTCACCAACCTGTTCCGCGACAACATCAATTTCTCGGCGTCGCCGAATGGCGAGCACATCGGCGCGGTCTTCGGTCCGACGCTGATGGAGTATGACGGCGAGGACCACACCAAGCTGCGCAACATCGTCGCGCCCCAGTTCGTCGGCCTGAAGCTGAAGACGCTGCTGCCGACGATCCAGCGCAACGCCATGGAGCTGATCCGCAAGTTCACCGAAAAGCACGCACGGCTGATCGCCGAGCGGGCCGCCGCCACCGGCGAGATCGACATCGTCGACGATTTCGCCACCCGCCTGCCGCTGAACGTCATTCTCGACGTGCTCAACCTGCCGCAGGAAGCGCACGAGATGTTCCATGACTGGTATCCCGCCATGATGAACGGCATCAATGGCGGGCCCGAGCTGCGCGTCAAGGGCCAGAAGGCGAACGCGGAATATCACGCCTATCTGGACCCGCTGATCGAGGCCCGCAGCAAGGCGCCGGAGGATGACCTGCTGTCACGCTTGTCCGTCGCCGAGGTGGACGGCGCACGCATGACCAAGCAGGAGATCAAGTCGTTCGCCAGCCTGATCCTGGTGGCCGGCGCCGAGACCACGGACAAGGCCATCGCCAATCTGTGGTATCAGCTGCTCGCCAATCCCAGCCAGTGGGAAGCGGTGCAAAAGGATCCGGAGCTTCTGGACCGCGCCTTCAGCGAGATGATGCGCATTCACGGACCCGCGGGAATCCAGACGCGCCGGGCCGTCCGTGACGTGGAGTTGCACGGCGAAGTCATTCGCGCAGGCGACTATGTCCATTTGTCGCTCTACGGCGCGAACCGCGACGAGCGCGTGTTCCGCGATCCCGACAGGTTCGACCTGTCCCGCGAGGACCTGTATTTCGGCAAGGAACTACGGTCCGGCTATCACGAGAATGGCCGGGCCGGTCATATGGGGTTTGGTCTGGGCGCGCATTTCTGCGTGGGCTATCAGCTTGCCCGCGCGGAGACCGTCATCGGCACGCAGCTGCTGATGGAAGTGATCCGAAACCCACGATTCAAGCCGGGCTCCAACCCCACGCCCATCGCCATCCGCATCGAACCCTGGCACCTGCCGCTCGAGTTCGATGCGGCCTGA
- a CDS encoding type 1 glutamine amidotransferase: protein MSLKLLICDAYTANGRAGIVGAGGSRAGDMFTRAVDIHRPDAEISVMTFDNDAPELPAPLESFDGVIWSGSNLTIHRRNALIDAQIEMAGALFDRGIPQFGCCYGLQLATVASGGAVEASPAGAEIGWARDVTLTGEGRAHDMYAGKAGRFDALCWHNDAVTRLPDDAVLLAGNAHSPVQAAILRRGGGEFWATQYHLEFDGAEVAALVGGFRESILKTGAMDHERIAQLVDEMNDLTKRAAEPAEAPPAFRPVIDPKERTAELGNWLARVERLTRS from the coding sequence ATGTCCCTGAAACTTCTGATCTGCGATGCCTACACCGCCAATGGGCGCGCCGGCATCGTCGGCGCAGGGGGATCCCGCGCCGGCGACATGTTCACCCGCGCGGTCGACATCCACCGTCCGGACGCGGAGATTTCGGTCATGACGTTCGATAACGACGCGCCCGAGCTTCCGGCGCCGCTGGAGAGTTTCGATGGAGTCATCTGGAGCGGCTCGAACCTGACGATCCATCGCCGCAATGCCCTGATCGACGCCCAGATCGAGATGGCCGGCGCGCTCTTCGACCGGGGCATCCCCCAGTTCGGCTGTTGCTACGGCCTCCAGCTCGCCACCGTGGCCTCGGGCGGCGCGGTCGAGGCGAGCCCGGCCGGCGCCGAGATTGGCTGGGCGCGCGACGTGACATTGACTGGCGAGGGCCGCGCCCACGACATGTATGCCGGCAAGGCCGGGCGGTTCGACGCCCTGTGCTGGCACAATGATGCCGTGACCCGGCTTCCGGACGACGCCGTACTCCTGGCGGGCAACGCGCATTCGCCGGTGCAGGCGGCCATCCTGCGGCGCGGCGGAGGCGAATTCTGGGCCACCCAGTACCATCTGGAGTTCGATGGCGCGGAAGTGGCCGCGCTGGTCGGCGGCTTTCGGGAAAGCATCCTGAAGACAGGCGCGATGGACCACGAACGGATTGCTCAGCTGGTCGACGAGATGAACGACCTCACGAAACGCGCCGCGGAGCCGGCCGAGGCGCCGCCGGCCTTCCGCCCCGTCATCGACCCGAAGGAGCGGACCGCAGAACTGGGCAACTGGCTGGCGCGGGTCGAAAGACTGACGCGGTCATAA
- a CDS encoding asparagine synthase-related protein, producing MRTATFIAVVSTAVSNSVVEAIESRHAPACVTRLALPGGWLTLYAWQTASFDKNPLITLDASRGNEIPIPLAMIDAASAPVGLRNTARQHQSYLWLDEAGELVLWTDHLGISPLYHAVIDGTHLVSDGPGLLAELAPGVDDAMVASFLATGIMLRGRTLFARVRGLPPAAIARIAPGGDMAVARYWRHRPGTDPWADRTAMERELWSRVTASAAAHTAGRHSVLALSGGYDSSALLGILHAAGARVSTFSFATGTPKPGSDADVARQQAAFLGIEHKVYTLPQALDPVDLVETHLRHGAFMRKPCYEIDAYHRAATDARERWRNPLLLFGDEAFGQGALRLEEPDELLGAITLKNPRLIEKIAAALPAGDAARLVRSLRQSYDDLVAEMPAAASRYDIMDSLFLDTFLIANMVRIRAALIGPHTPFALPYLDLRVLDMARHVPSHIRVDKALFEAAAARNLPDLFRIRRARTRQSQPDISATILGGTGRLTAAIGALGGSGGRFTPDTLLAALELVRTDGERPSALRTGTFALGKMIVRRKLLPAALTNAVQRRVWTKFSTGVGRPALFLRLFYLAMLFDRMGWRENAGPDDDHPLAPPPATAIPAAAHAI from the coding sequence GTGCGGACGGCAACATTCATCGCGGTGGTCAGCACTGCGGTCAGTAATTCTGTAGTCGAGGCGATCGAAAGCCGCCATGCGCCAGCCTGTGTGACCCGGCTTGCCCTGCCCGGCGGCTGGCTGACCCTGTATGCCTGGCAAACCGCGTCATTCGACAAGAACCCCCTGATCACCCTCGATGCGAGCCGGGGCAACGAGATCCCAATCCCGCTCGCCATGATCGACGCAGCATCGGCGCCCGTAGGCCTGCGCAACACCGCCCGGCAGCACCAGAGCTATCTCTGGCTCGACGAAGCCGGCGAACTGGTGCTGTGGACCGATCATCTGGGCATCTCGCCCTTGTATCACGCGGTGATCGACGGCACCCATCTCGTTTCCGATGGTCCCGGCCTGCTGGCCGAACTGGCGCCGGGCGTGGACGATGCCATGGTCGCCAGCTTCCTCGCCACCGGCATCATGCTGCGCGGGCGCACGCTGTTCGCGCGGGTGCGCGGTCTGCCGCCCGCCGCCATCGCCCGGATCGCGCCCGGCGGCGACATGGCGGTCGCGCGGTACTGGCGCCACCGGCCGGGCACCGACCCGTGGGCGGACCGGACCGCCATGGAGCGGGAGCTGTGGTCCCGGGTCACCGCCTCGGCGGCGGCGCATACCGCGGGCCGTCATTCGGTCCTGGCGCTGTCGGGCGGATATGATTCCTCGGCGCTGCTAGGGATTCTCCACGCGGCCGGCGCGCGCGTCAGCACCTTCTCGTTCGCCACGGGAACGCCGAAGCCCGGCAGCGATGCCGACGTCGCCCGGCAACAGGCCGCGTTCCTCGGGATCGAACACAAGGTCTACACCCTTCCCCAGGCCCTCGATCCCGTGGACCTCGTGGAGACCCACCTGCGGCACGGCGCATTCATGCGCAAGCCCTGCTACGAGATCGATGCCTATCACCGGGCCGCCACCGATGCCAGGGAACGCTGGCGGAATCCCCTGCTGCTCTTCGGGGACGAGGCGTTCGGCCAGGGCGCGCTGCGCCTCGAGGAACCGGACGAATTGCTGGGCGCGATCACACTCAAGAACCCGCGCCTGATCGAAAAGATCGCCGCCGCCCTGCCCGCCGGCGACGCGGCGCGGCTGGTCCGGTCGCTGCGCCAGTCCTATGACGACCTCGTCGCCGAAATGCCCGCGGCCGCCAGCCGCTACGACATCATGGACAGCCTGTTCCTCGACACCTTCCTGATCGCCAACATGGTGCGGATCCGCGCCGCCCTGATCGGCCCGCACACGCCGTTCGCCCTGCCCTATCTCGATCTGAGGGTGCTCGACATGGCGCGCCACGTGCCCAGCCATATCCGGGTGGACAAGGCGCTGTTCGAAGCAGCGGCCGCGCGCAATCTGCCAGACCTCTTCCGCATTCGCCGCGCCCGGACCCGCCAATCCCAGCCGGATATCTCCGCCACGATCCTGGGCGGAACGGGCCGTCTGACGGCCGCCATCGGCGCCCTCGGCGGCAGCGGCGGGCGCTTCACCCCCGACACTCTGCTGGCCGCGCTGGAGCTGGTGCGCACCGATGGCGAACGGCCCTCGGCCCTGCGTACGGGGACCTTCGCGCTGGGCAAGATGATCGTCCGGCGCAAACTGCTGCCCGCGGCCCTCACCAATGCCGTGCAGCGGCGGGTGTGGACCAAGTTCAGCACCGGGGTCGGCCGGCCGGCCTTATTCCTGCGGCTGTTCTACCTCGCCATGCTGTTCGACCGGATGGGCTGGCGCGAGAACGCGGGGCCGGACGATGATCACCCCCTTGCCCCGCCGCCGGCCACCGCTATCCCTGCCGCGGCGCACGCGATCTGA
- a CDS encoding chemotaxis protein CheW translates to MIAQSGTADIVIFETGGAVCALARQDVRAILPLPNLWRPPELPAPVEGFFNLGGSAVPVLALARLFRLPATDAPETIYRHLVLPRVQGSSQVAFLVDRVRDITAAPSDGFLAVDETRTLNGCVEFEISIDGALVHVLSVERILMAKERDTLDALYGMAQSRLSEWSAVTP, encoded by the coding sequence TTGATCGCGCAGTCCGGCACCGCCGACATTGTTATCTTTGAGACCGGCGGCGCCGTTTGCGCGCTGGCACGCCAAGATGTACGTGCCATCCTGCCCCTGCCGAATTTGTGGCGACCGCCCGAACTGCCCGCTCCGGTGGAAGGCTTCTTCAATCTCGGCGGCAGCGCCGTGCCAGTGCTGGCGCTCGCCCGGCTCTTCCGACTTCCCGCCACGGACGCCCCCGAGACCATCTATCGCCACCTCGTCCTGCCCCGCGTCCAGGGATCGAGCCAGGTCGCGTTTCTCGTCGACAGGGTGCGCGACATCACGGCGGCGCCATCCGACGGGTTCCTGGCCGTGGACGAGACCCGCACGCTGAATGGTTGCGTCGAGTTCGAGATTTCCATCGATGGCGCCCTCGTCCACGTGCTGAGCGTCGAACGCATCCTGATGGCAAAAGAACGCGACACGCTGGATGCCTTGTACGGCATGGCCCAGAGCCGGCTGTCCGAATGGTCGGCAGTCACGCCATGA
- a CDS encoding methyl-accepting chemotaxis protein codes for MGLSIANRILLGFAIITFALIGVGVYMLVQMGEVQDNTETTVSRDIAALSHLDRIKTAERDQGKMREQTVINALLGIIDRAPPSGEDTVAEWQRNSETLDNLLSEMSASARQFSSTATSAQRSQSWRKLAEALEKARGDERQIRAETLVQFEAVRTGNYAGVSASEAKINDHRARFFANLDDGREAVDMAIDVGRTRTAEIYATSQTAIIAAIVVAALAAIAISFLIRQSITSQLQRFSQFAERVGRGDLAERAPESTDEMGRLAQALNGMVDGLRQLTRQSREATENLNAAAAEIRASTQEQAASVEEQLAAVQETAATVDEITHAGGQIGKRAQEVIATAQMTAETSNAGLRAVDDAMHAMDSIRDQAEAVAENIVALSEKTQAIGEIILTVNDVSERSHLLALNAAIEAAAAGEAGRSFAVVASEMKMLADQAKEATVQVRAILGDIQRGINSSVMLTEEAVKRVSAGKQQTETTQRTIEEISGRVQESVHTFQQIVASTNQQQLGIEQVMGALQNIRQGSQQTAAGTRQLDQAAANLTQLSEQLVSLTERYRL; via the coding sequence GTGGGCCTTTCCATTGCAAACCGAATCCTTCTCGGCTTCGCCATCATCACCTTCGCGCTGATCGGCGTCGGCGTGTATATGCTCGTGCAGATGGGCGAGGTGCAGGACAATACCGAAACGACGGTATCGCGCGACATCGCCGCTCTGTCTCATCTCGACCGCATCAAGACCGCCGAGCGGGACCAGGGCAAGATGCGAGAGCAGACGGTGATCAACGCCTTGCTGGGAATTATCGACCGGGCACCGCCATCAGGCGAGGACACCGTCGCGGAGTGGCAGCGCAACAGCGAAACCCTGGACAATCTGCTGTCGGAAATGTCCGCGTCGGCCCGGCAGTTCAGCTCGACCGCGACGAGCGCGCAGCGGTCTCAGTCCTGGCGCAAGCTGGCGGAAGCGCTGGAGAAGGCGCGTGGGGATGAACGTCAGATCCGCGCCGAGACACTGGTTCAGTTCGAAGCGGTCAGAACCGGCAACTATGCCGGCGTGTCCGCGTCCGAGGCGAAAATCAACGATCACCGCGCCCGTTTCTTCGCCAATCTGGACGATGGAAGGGAAGCCGTGGACATGGCCATCGACGTCGGCAGGACCCGGACGGCCGAAATCTACGCCACCAGCCAAACGGCGATCATCGCCGCCATCGTGGTCGCGGCGCTGGCCGCCATTGCCATCAGTTTCCTGATCCGCCAGTCCATCACCTCGCAACTGCAACGGTTCTCGCAGTTCGCCGAGCGGGTCGGACGCGGCGATCTGGCGGAACGGGCGCCGGAGAGTACGGATGAAATGGGGCGCCTGGCCCAGGCTCTGAATGGAATGGTCGACGGGCTGCGTCAGCTCACGCGGCAGAGCAGGGAAGCGACAGAAAATCTGAACGCAGCGGCGGCGGAAATCCGTGCCTCGACCCAGGAACAAGCCGCCAGCGTCGAGGAACAGCTGGCCGCCGTGCAGGAAACCGCCGCGACGGTTGACGAAATCACCCATGCGGGCGGACAGATCGGGAAGCGGGCGCAAGAAGTCATCGCCACCGCGCAGATGACCGCCGAGACGAGCAATGCGGGCCTGCGCGCGGTCGATGACGCCATGCATGCCATGGATTCCATCCGCGACCAGGCCGAAGCCGTGGCCGAGAACATCGTGGCGCTAAGCGAAAAGACCCAGGCGATCGGCGAGATCATCCTGACGGTCAACGACGTATCGGAACGGTCCCATCTGCTGGCGCTGAACGCGGCCATCGAAGCGGCCGCGGCCGGCGAGGCAGGACGCAGCTTCGCGGTGGTCGCCTCGGAAATGAAGATGCTCGCCGATCAGGCCAAGGAGGCGACCGTGCAGGTCCGAGCCATCCTGGGCGATATCCAGCGCGGCATCAACTCGTCGGTCATGCTGACCGAAGAAGCCGTGAAGCGTGTCTCGGCCGGCAAGCAGCAAACCGAGACCACCCAGCGAACCATCGAGGAAATCAGCGGCCGCGTGCAGGAGAGCGTGCATACCTTCCAGCAGATCGTCGCGTCGACCAACCAGCAGCAGCTGGGCATCGAGCAGGTGATGGGTGCGCTGCAGAATATCCGGCAGGGCAGTCAGCAGACGGCCGCCGGAACCCGGCAGCTGGATCAGGCCGCCGCCAACCTGACGCAGCTTTCCGAACAGCTGGTGTCGCTGACCGAACGCTACCGGCTGTAA
- a CDS encoding CheR family methyltransferase: protein MSPPALPTTLLPDASFPALKDIIISRTGHFYYHDKDDVLWERVSRRMRAGDMVSCAEYLRRLRDPVLGVKEWAALESEITIGETYFFRYADQFDALRQTILPEILTRNAESRSIRIWSAGCSTGAEPYSIAIILRDLLGERIADWRISIIGTDIDEAALDTARQGIFGRWALRSTPDDLIARYFTPQAGNRSFQLRSEYRAMARFERHNLLSLLDGTSPLQFSDFDLVLCRNVLIYFHYETGERILRGLRDTMVDGGWLLVGNAEPNPALASVFETRAFPGATAYRRVEALAQPAAPAAEASIAPPPAPAAVRYRPRPEPTAPARRRPETASLPPRETAVAGPDSLAALAALIEAGETAEALGQCEILLAQEPENKLLHFRRGLCLHALRRETDAEQAFRRAIFLDRTFIAAHYHLGLLLAGRRQPRDARRALTNALRLAAAQPSGTVVPEGDGLTAGELSGGIALQLDIMGLRTPIASAFSDVA from the coding sequence ATGAGTCCCCCGGCCCTGCCGACGACATTGCTGCCCGATGCGTCCTTTCCGGCGCTGAAGGACATCATCATCTCGCGCACCGGGCACTTCTATTATCACGACAAGGACGACGTCCTCTGGGAGCGGGTGAGCCGGCGGATGCGGGCAGGCGACATGGTCTCGTGCGCCGAATATCTCCGACGCCTGCGCGATCCGGTGCTCGGCGTGAAGGAATGGGCCGCGCTGGAGTCAGAGATCACCATCGGCGAGACCTATTTCTTCCGCTACGCCGATCAGTTCGACGCGCTGCGCCAGACGATCCTGCCGGAAATTCTGACCAGAAATGCCGAAAGCCGGTCGATCCGGATCTGGAGCGCCGGCTGCTCGACCGGAGCGGAGCCCTATTCGATCGCCATCATTCTGCGTGATCTGCTGGGCGAACGGATCGCCGACTGGCGCATCTCCATCATTGGCACAGATATCGACGAGGCGGCGCTGGATACGGCGCGCCAGGGAATCTTCGGCCGGTGGGCCTTGCGCTCGACGCCCGACGATCTGATCGCTCGGTACTTTACACCGCAAGCCGGCAATCGGTCCTTCCAGCTTCGGTCGGAATATCGAGCGATGGCACGTTTCGAGCGGCACAATCTGCTCAGCCTGCTGGACGGGACCTCTCCGCTCCAGTTCAGCGACTTCGACCTCGTGCTTTGCCGTAACGTGCTGATCTACTTTCATTACGAGACGGGCGAGCGGATTCTTCGCGGCCTGCGTGATACCATGGTCGATGGCGGATGGCTCCTCGTTGGCAACGCCGAACCCAATCCGGCGCTGGCTTCGGTCTTCGAAACCCGCGCTTTTCCCGGCGCCACCGCCTACCGCCGCGTGGAAGCACTGGCGCAACCGGCTGCTCCAGCCGCCGAGGCCAGCATCGCCCCTCCTCCCGCCCCTGCCGCGGTCCGTTACCGGCCCCGGCCAGAGCCGACTGCCCCGGCACGCCGGCGCCCCGAAACGGCATCGCTGCCACCTCGCGAAACCGCGGTGGCAGGGCCGGATTCGCTGGCCGCGCTGGCCGCGCTGATCGAAGCCGGTGAGACTGCCGAAGCCCTCGGCCAGTGCGAAATCCTTCTCGCCCAGGAACCTGAAAACAAGCTGCTGCATTTCAGGCGCGGGCTGTGCCTACACGCCCTTCGGCGCGAGACGGACGCTGAACAGGCGTTTCGCAGAGCCATCTTCCTCGACCGCACGTTCATTGCGGCCCATTACCATCTCGGCCTGCTACTCGCTGGCCGCCGTCAACCGCGCGATGCCCGGCGCGCCCTGACCAACGCGCTTCGCCTCGCGGCGGCGCAGCCCTCGGGCACCGTGGTGCCAGAGGGCGACGGCCTGACCGCCGGTGAATTGAGCGGCGGCATTGCTTTGCAGCTCGACATCATGGGTTTGAGGACGCCGATCGCGTCCGCTTTTTCGGACGTGGCATAG
- a CDS encoding chemotaxis protein CheW — MMAQNHLPEMQDDAVQSILDARTEQLARRGVARDVAATETTPLLVCAIGPEHYGIALDSVVAVVPWRRPSAIPASPSGVLGLIAEKAIVYNAVDLAILLGRPAVDRTGGTLLLLRHQRPRVALLVDNVLHVTHAYEPAMAGERPPAAPDAVTDFLREPEAGQGFGLLDIDTLLIPLLEPSSIAGAT; from the coding sequence ATGATGGCACAAAATCACCTGCCCGAAATGCAGGACGACGCGGTGCAGTCGATCCTCGACGCCCGCACGGAACAACTGGCACGCCGGGGTGTCGCGCGGGACGTCGCCGCCACGGAAACCACACCGCTGCTGGTCTGCGCCATCGGGCCGGAGCATTATGGCATCGCCCTCGATAGCGTGGTGGCGGTAGTGCCGTGGCGCCGCCCGTCCGCGATCCCGGCAAGTCCTTCTGGCGTGCTGGGGCTGATCGCCGAGAAAGCCATCGTCTACAACGCCGTCGATCTCGCCATTCTGCTCGGCCGCCCGGCCGTGGACCGTACCGGCGGGACCCTGCTGCTGCTGCGCCATCAGCGGCCGCGCGTCGCCTTGCTGGTGGACAATGTCCTGCATGTGACGCATGCCTATGAGCCGGCCATGGCCGGCGAAAGGCCGCCCGCCGCGCCCGACGCGGTCACCGACTTTCTGCGCGAGCCCGAGGCCGGCCAAGGCTTTGGCCTGCTCGATATCGACACTCTGCTGATACCGCTGCTTGAACCCTCATCAATTGCCGGAGCGACCTGA
- a CDS encoding response regulator translates to MTDLQQELLAIFRDEVREHLSEIRRVLLAAREDGDADFIDAFRRAHSLKGAARAVDNPAIESLAHDLEALLSDAPATGAAAPGLAEMERLLDAIEGEAGDMARIAAPEAAPNDAAVEVPATEQSAGGVDYLRIPAAQVDRALHSMETLSQELQRRDRAETALLQIQASLKSLDQRWRRARRAEESDAGAAFEHELLQLARDVGSAMRERRQGTWNLDQAAARLRDDIAELSLVPIESVFGGFGRMVRELARENDRDVTFRDRGFSLHADRRVLQALKDPLMHLLRNAVSHGAEGGAERRAAGKPETVSISVEAAANEGMLVLTVRDDGRGLDFDRIAAVAGEAGILPPQMDDAPALRREQLARLLFSPGFSTAGAVDRLSGRGMGLAIVHDTVRRLQGSIDIHPATPYGTQIVIAAPLVAARHNVLLVEAGPNIFALPMHPIESLLRLKTSDIHSMGGSAVVPVTLDGSEIIVPIVGLGALLNMGDKGIPAENGMVSAVLVRWGAYRCAFVVDRLIESRNAIVTDTAVLSSDPHLVNGSLLYDERPVLVLNPAELLARWGRSGRFAGAYETGLLDRVATPATPPTILVVDDSITTRTLEKSILESQGYRVILSMDGIDALSVLRGGTGIDLVITDIEMPRMDGFSLLQAMKNDADLATIPVILMTSRADPEDMRRGLDLGADSYITKQKFDQRELLSAITQLL, encoded by the coding sequence ATGACCGACCTGCAACAGGAACTGCTGGCGATCTTTCGCGACGAAGTGCGCGAACATCTGTCGGAGATTCGCCGAGTCCTCCTCGCCGCGAGGGAAGATGGCGACGCCGATTTCATCGATGCCTTTCGCCGCGCCCACAGCCTGAAAGGCGCCGCGCGCGCGGTCGACAATCCGGCGATCGAAAGCCTGGCGCACGATCTCGAGGCGCTGCTCTCGGACGCGCCCGCGACCGGCGCGGCGGCTCCTGGGCTGGCCGAGATGGAGCGGCTCCTTGATGCGATCGAGGGCGAGGCGGGCGACATGGCGCGGATCGCCGCGCCCGAAGCGGCGCCGAACGATGCCGCTGTGGAAGTCCCCGCGACGGAACAGAGCGCTGGCGGGGTCGATTATCTGCGCATTCCCGCCGCGCAGGTCGACCGCGCGCTGCATTCCATGGAAACACTGTCCCAAGAATTGCAGCGCCGCGACCGGGCCGAAACCGCCCTGCTCCAGATTCAGGCGAGTCTCAAGAGCCTGGATCAGCGCTGGCGCCGTGCCCGCCGGGCAGAGGAAAGCGATGCCGGCGCGGCATTCGAGCACGAATTGCTCCAGTTGGCGCGGGATGTCGGCAGCGCGATGCGCGAGCGCCGGCAAGGTACATGGAACCTGGACCAGGCCGCGGCCCGGCTGCGCGACGACATCGCCGAGCTCTCGCTGGTGCCCATCGAAAGCGTCTTCGGCGGCTTCGGCCGCATGGTCCGGGAACTGGCACGGGAGAACGATCGTGACGTCACCTTCCGAGACCGGGGATTTTCCCTGCATGCCGACCGGCGGGTCCTGCAGGCCCTGAAGGACCCGCTGATGCACCTTCTGCGCAACGCCGTGAGCCACGGGGCAGAGGGCGGCGCGGAACGACGGGCGGCAGGCAAGCCGGAAACCGTCAGCATTTCGGTGGAGGCGGCCGCCAATGAAGGGATGCTGGTACTTACGGTCCGGGATGATGGCAGAGGCCTGGACTTTGATCGCATCGCGGCCGTGGCGGGTGAGGCAGGCATCCTCCCCCCCCAGATGGACGACGCACCGGCCCTGCGCCGCGAGCAACTTGCCCGCCTGCTGTTCTCGCCGGGATTTTCCACCGCCGGCGCCGTAGACCGGCTGTCGGGCCGCGGGATGGGCCTGGCCATCGTTCATGACACGGTGCGCCGTCTCCAGGGCTCCATCGACATCCACCCCGCCACCCCCTACGGCACGCAGATCGTGATCGCCGCGCCTCTGGTGGCAGCCCGCCATAACGTGCTGCTCGTGGAGGCGGGCCCGAATATATTTGCCCTCCCCATGCATCCTATCGAAAGTCTGTTGCGTTTAAAGACATCGGATATTCACAGCATGGGTGGATCGGCGGTCGTTCCGGTTACGCTGGACGGAAGCGAGATCATCGTGCCGATCGTCGGACTGGGGGCGTTGCTGAACATGGGCGACAAGGGAATACCGGCGGAGAATGGAATGGTCAGCGCCGTGCTGGTGCGCTGGGGTGCCTACCGCTGCGCCTTCGTGGTGGACAGGCTGATCGAATCCCGCAATGCCATCGTGACGGATACGGCGGTGCTGAGCAGCGATCCCCACCTCGTGAACGGTTCGCTGCTCTACGATGAGCGTCCGGTGCTGGTGCTCAATCCAGCCGAGCTGTTGGCACGATGGGGCCGCAGCGGCCGCTTCGCCGGCGCCTATGAGACCGGCCTGCTCGACCGCGTCGCCACCCCCGCCACGCCACCGACCATTCTGGTGGTCGATGACTCAATAACCACGCGAACACTCGAGAAAAGCATCCTCGAATCCCAAGGTTACCGCGTCATCCTCAGCATGGACGGGATCGACGCTCTTTCCGTGCTGCGCGGTGGCACCGGCATCGACCTCGTGATCACGGATATCGAGATGCCGCGGATGGACGGTTTCTCGCTGCTGCAAGCCATGAAGAACGACGCGGATCTGGCCACCATTCCGGTGATCCTGATGACCTCGCGCGCCGATCCCGAGGATATGCGCCGGGGCTTGGACCTGGGGGCTGATTCCTACATCACCAAGCAGAAGTTCGATCAGCGCGAACTCCTGTCGGCGATCACCCAATTGCTATGA